The Thermoplasmata archaeon genome has a window encoding:
- a CDS encoding aminodeoxychorismate/anthranilate synthase component II — translation MRILLIDHEDSFVHNVEQALRREGADVRCLRATAPLRAAVRFDPDAVVLSPGPGHPRDRRMTGLARELLRRWDEERPFLGVCLGHQLIADFYGGRVVRADAPVHGETRRIHHDGRGLFDGVPNPTEVARYHSLVVDPRAVPAALEVSARCDGTVVMAARHRLRPVESVQFHPESYLTPSGRRMFRNFLHRVRR, via the coding sequence GTGAGGATCCTGCTGATCGATCACGAGGACTCCTTCGTCCACAACGTGGAACAGGCGTTGCGCCGGGAGGGCGCGGACGTCCGGTGCCTGCGGGCGACGGCACCGCTGCGCGCGGCCGTTCGCTTCGACCCCGACGCCGTGGTCCTCTCGCCGGGGCCCGGCCACCCCCGTGACCGGCGGATGACAGGGCTCGCGCGCGAACTCTTGCGACGCTGGGACGAGGAGCGACCGTTCCTGGGAGTCTGCCTCGGTCACCAGCTCATCGCGGACTTCTACGGCGGCCGGGTCGTTCGGGCCGACGCGCCGGTCCACGGAGAGACCCGACGCATCCACCACGACGGGCGCGGCCTCTTCGACGGGGTCCCCAACCCCACGGAGGTCGCCCGCTACCACTCGCTCGTGGTCGATCCCCGCGCCGTGCCCGCGGCCCTCGAGGTGTCGGCCCGCTGCGACGGCACCGTGGTGATGGCCGCCCGGCACCGGCTGCGGCCGGTCGAGTCCGTGCAGTTCCACCCCGAGTCCTACCTTACCCCGTCCGGGCGGCGCATGTTCCGGAACTTCCTGCACCGGGTGCGCCGATGA
- the trpD gene encoding anthranilate phosphoribosyltransferase, which translates to MIADRLRRLLDPRPLSSAEARALFDRLVDDRTSDAERGEILVALAARPSRTEELVAFARAMRRRARPFPVPARDRAIDLCGSGGARRPSYNVSTVSAFVVRAAGLPVAKHGNRSRGLCGSSDLLAALGLPVTSTPEFASASYRRYGIAFLHAPLFHPATAAVATARRQLGIPTIFNRLGPLSNPAELRCQVSGTVDVPAAIGTAAALRALGVRRGITMTSDDGCDEFSPRAPTSMVHWDGTRVRRLRLDPQRFLPPEDRRGSWGALPPPAAAEQAERLLAGSGGARRGAVLLTSGAALWVAGRSRDLGSGVVAAERALDGGGAERILEQLRELAGRFPKPEEA; encoded by the coding sequence ATGATCGCGGACCGGCTGCGCCGACTGCTCGATCCGCGGCCGCTGAGCTCCGCGGAGGCTCGCGCGCTCTTCGATCGACTGGTCGACGATCGGACGAGCGATGCCGAGCGTGGCGAGATCCTGGTCGCCCTCGCGGCGCGACCGTCCCGCACCGAGGAGCTCGTGGCGTTCGCCCGGGCGATGCGACGACGTGCGAGGCCCTTCCCCGTGCCCGCCCGGGACCGCGCGATCGACCTCTGCGGGTCCGGCGGGGCCCGTCGGCCATCGTACAACGTCTCCACGGTGAGCGCCTTCGTGGTCCGCGCGGCGGGCCTCCCGGTCGCGAAGCACGGCAACCGGAGCCGGGGACTGTGCGGCTCGAGCGACCTGCTCGCCGCCCTCGGGCTGCCGGTCACGTCGACGCCCGAGTTCGCGAGCGCGAGCTACCGACGTTACGGCATCGCCTTCCTGCACGCCCCGCTGTTCCATCCCGCGACCGCTGCCGTCGCCACGGCCCGCCGACAGCTCGGCATCCCGACGATCTTCAACCGGCTCGGTCCCCTCTCCAACCCGGCCGAGCTCCGATGCCAGGTCTCCGGAACGGTCGACGTGCCGGCTGCGATCGGCACGGCGGCCGCCCTGCGAGCGCTCGGGGTCCGGCGTGGCATCACGATGACCTCGGACGACGGCTGCGATGAGTTCTCGCCCCGCGCGCCGACCTCGATGGTGCACTGGGACGGCACCCGCGTGCGCCGCCTCCGGCTGGATCCCCAGCGATTCCTCCCGCCCGAGGATCGTCGTGGGAGCTGGGGCGCGCTGCCGCCCCCCGCCGCAGCGGAGCAGGCCGAACGGCTGCTGGCCGGGTCCGGTGGAGCCCGCCGCGGGGCCGTCCTCCTCACCAGCGGCGCCGCGTTGTGGGTCGCCGGTCGATCGCGCGACCTGGGAAGCGGCGTCGTGGCCGCGGAGCGGGCGCTCGACGGCGGCGGGGCCGAGCGAATCCTGGAGCAGCTGCGCGAGCTCGCCGGCCGATTCCCGAAACCCGAGGAGGCGTGA
- a CDS encoding phosphoribosylanthranilate isomerase encodes MKTFVKFCGLKDAAAVHEVPAGGAAGFVVEVPASPRNLSLDATARLIDEVPTEAEAWAVVVQPDAALIHRLFDEVGVDRIQVYGPVPEGLEFLEVHHLVPSMPIPPPGSGAPAPAVPAAEDYPRVHLDAAGQPLPGGSGTRPDWEMCATIVDAHPGRKFVLAGGLTAENVAEALEVVRPWGVDVSSGIESAPGEKDPARMRGFIAAVAAYEASHA; translated from the coding sequence ATGAAGACCTTCGTCAAGTTCTGCGGGCTGAAGGACGCCGCCGCGGTGCACGAAGTGCCGGCGGGAGGGGCCGCCGGGTTCGTCGTCGAGGTGCCCGCCTCCCCGCGGAACCTCTCGCTCGACGCCACGGCGCGACTCATCGACGAGGTCCCCACGGAGGCGGAGGCCTGGGCGGTGGTGGTGCAGCCGGACGCGGCGCTCATCCACCGTCTCTTCGACGAGGTCGGCGTCGATCGCATCCAGGTCTACGGCCCGGTCCCGGAGGGGTTGGAGTTCCTGGAGGTGCATCACCTCGTCCCGTCGATGCCGATCCCGCCCCCCGGGAGCGGTGCGCCGGCTCCCGCGGTCCCGGCGGCCGAGGACTATCCCCGGGTCCACCTGGACGCGGCGGGGCAGCCGCTCCCCGGCGGTAGCGGCACGCGGCCCGACTGGGAGATGTGCGCGACGATCGTCGACGCCCACCCGGGCCGCAAGTTCGTCCTCGCCGGCGGTCTCACCGCCGAGAACGTCGCCGAGGCGCTGGAGGTCGTGCGGCCGTGGGGCGTCGACGTCTCCTCGGGGATCGAGAGCGCACCGGGAGAGAAGGACCCCGCCCGCATGCGAGGGTTCATCGCCGCGGTCGCGGCCTACGAGGCGAGCCATGCCTAG
- the trpB gene encoding tryptophan synthase subunit beta: protein MPRRFGPFGGAYVPETLVPALVQLEATWRSARRDPEFRRRHRRLQSTLAGRPTPLYFAENLTRRAGGAEIWLKREDLVHGGAHKFNNALGQGLLAVRMGKPRLIAETGAGQHGVATAMIGAALGLETEVYMGTLDMARQRPNVERMRLLGAKVVPVRDGSRTLKDAINAALRDWIENVRTTHYLLGSAVGPHPFPSIVADFQSVIGREIRQQSRRAFGRLPDLAVACVGGGSNAIGTFHPLRATSVDLLGVEAGGPKGHRTGAASLARGRPGVLHGSFSYVLQDRDGQVAETASISAGLDYPGVGPEHAQLKESGRARYLAVHDEEALRAFHWLARDEGILPALEPAHAIFAAVREARRRPRRHKIVVTLSGRGDKDLEVVLGAAR, encoded by the coding sequence ATGCCTAGACGGTTCGGCCCCTTCGGTGGCGCCTACGTCCCCGAGACGCTCGTCCCCGCGCTCGTCCAGCTCGAGGCGACGTGGCGCTCGGCCCGACGCGATCCCGAGTTCCGGCGGCGGCATCGCCGCCTCCAATCCACCCTCGCCGGCCGGCCGACGCCGCTCTACTTCGCGGAGAACCTTACCCGGCGGGCCGGCGGCGCCGAGATCTGGCTGAAGCGCGAGGACCTCGTGCACGGCGGCGCGCACAAGTTCAACAACGCCCTCGGCCAGGGTCTCCTCGCGGTGCGCATGGGCAAGCCGCGGCTGATCGCCGAGACCGGCGCTGGCCAGCACGGCGTCGCGACCGCGATGATCGGCGCGGCCCTCGGTCTCGAGACCGAGGTCTACATGGGGACGCTCGACATGGCCCGACAGCGTCCGAACGTCGAGCGGATGCGCCTGCTCGGCGCGAAGGTCGTGCCGGTCCGGGACGGGAGCCGAACCCTCAAGGACGCGATCAACGCCGCGCTCCGGGACTGGATCGAGAACGTCCGGACGACCCACTACCTGCTCGGCTCGGCGGTGGGGCCCCACCCGTTCCCCTCGATCGTCGCGGACTTCCAGAGCGTGATCGGCCGCGAGATCCGGCAGCAGTCCCGTCGCGCGTTCGGCCGGTTGCCGGACCTCGCGGTCGCGTGCGTCGGCGGGGGATCGAACGCGATCGGGACGTTCCACCCGCTCCGCGCGACGTCGGTCGACCTCCTCGGAGTGGAGGCCGGCGGCCCGAAGGGCCATCGCACCGGGGCGGCCTCCCTCGCGCGCGGCCGGCCCGGCGTGCTGCACGGCAGCTTCTCCTACGTCCTCCAGGACCGGGACGGCCAGGTGGCCGAGACCGCGAGCATCAGCGCCGGCCTCGACTACCCCGGCGTCGGCCCCGAGCATGCGCAGCTCAAGGAGTCCGGCCGCGCCCGCTACCTCGCCGTCCACGACGAGGAAGCCCTGAGGGCGTTCCACTGGCTCGCCCGGGACGAGGGGATCCTGCCGGCGCTCGAGCCGGCGCACGCGATCTTCGCCGCGGTGCGCGAGGCCCGCCGGCGACCGCGCCGCCACAAGATCGTGGTCACGCTCTCCGGTCGGGGCGACAAGGACCTCGAGGTGGTCCTCGGTGCGGCTCGCTAG
- the trpA gene encoding tryptophan synthase subunit alpha produces the protein MRLASALARARARGAPILVPYLLVDRARGARVARIVRDLAAAGATGLELGFPFSEPIADGPVLAAAHARSLRNGTTWTDLLAAARVASRALPTAVMTYANPLWHRGLDAAMGSLARAGVSGLIVPDLSLEESGPYRSAARRQGLALVLLAAPGVTRERIARIARRSRGFLYVVGHYGTTGGAAPGASVDLGPAIAAAHRAAPHLPVLLGFGIRDRASARRAMATGADGVVVGTAIEERLRGRPVSGALTEFLLGLGLGAPAA, from the coding sequence GTGCGGCTCGCTAGCGCCCTCGCCCGGGCGCGAGCCCGGGGAGCCCCGATCCTCGTCCCGTACCTCCTCGTCGACCGGGCCCGCGGCGCTCGAGTCGCCCGCATCGTCCGGGACCTGGCGGCCGCGGGAGCGACCGGCCTCGAGCTCGGCTTCCCGTTCTCCGAACCGATCGCGGACGGACCGGTGCTGGCCGCCGCTCACGCGCGATCCCTCCGGAACGGGACGACCTGGACCGACCTCCTGGCGGCGGCGCGCGTCGCGAGCCGCGCGCTCCCCACGGCGGTGATGACCTATGCGAACCCGCTGTGGCACCGGGGGCTGGATGCGGCGATGGGCAGCCTCGCCCGCGCCGGCGTCAGCGGCCTCATCGTTCCGGACCTCTCCCTCGAGGAGTCGGGCCCCTACCGTTCCGCCGCGCGTCGGCAGGGGCTCGCCCTGGTCCTGCTCGCCGCGCCCGGCGTGACCCGCGAGCGGATCGCCCGGATCGCGCGCCGGTCCCGCGGCTTCCTCTACGTCGTCGGGCACTACGGGACGACGGGCGGCGCGGCGCCGGGGGCGAGCGTCGACCTCGGGCCGGCGATCGCCGCCGCGCACCGGGCGGCGCCTCACCTGCCGGTGCTCCTCGGCTTCGGGATCCGCGATCGGGCGAGCGCCCGGCGGGCGATGGCGACGGGCGCCGACGGGGTCGTGGTGGGCACGGCGATCGAGGAACGGCTCCGCGGACGTCCCGTGTCCGGGGCGCTCACCGAGTTCCTGCTAGGTCTCGGGCTGGGCGCACCGGCGGCGTAG
- the endA gene encoding tRNA-intron lyase: MTGELARDGTARFTDPAESSAIYAKGYFGTVADEGGIRLDRYEAVYLAEMGRAEIAGRGGRRVEWPSVFRRAVRADRGFPVRYLVYRDLRQRGYVVRATPPPVDFAVLPRGGVLHKTPSRYWVEALSERVPFDLAALFELADRAQSAKKLLLLALVDEESDLTYYRVRRSAPSGALVPVPLARATVGWLSDDRVTVHEPTAVEGLGRALAYGSRVGSRLELSLIEAAYLVDTGQLALRDAKTGRAVSRERLERRARRLDPRFVERRAAYRDLRGRKLVVKTGFKYGAHFRAYPRNPEHAHARYLVQAVPATHRAAWPEIAGGVRVAQGVRKEFVIAGVGDDGRIRFLALDRVRP, translated from the coding sequence GTGACGGGCGAGCTCGCGCGCGACGGGACGGCCCGGTTCACCGACCCGGCGGAGTCGAGCGCGATCTACGCCAAGGGCTACTTCGGGACCGTCGCGGACGAGGGGGGGATCCGCCTCGACCGGTACGAGGCGGTCTATCTCGCCGAGATGGGACGGGCGGAGATCGCGGGACGCGGGGGCCGCCGGGTGGAGTGGCCGAGCGTCTTCCGACGCGCGGTCCGAGCGGACCGCGGGTTCCCGGTGCGCTACCTCGTCTACCGGGACCTGCGCCAGCGCGGCTACGTCGTGCGGGCGACCCCGCCGCCGGTCGACTTCGCGGTCCTCCCACGGGGAGGGGTCCTCCACAAGACGCCGTCCCGCTACTGGGTCGAAGCGCTGAGCGAACGGGTCCCGTTCGACCTGGCCGCGCTGTTCGAGCTCGCCGACCGGGCCCAGAGCGCGAAGAAGCTCCTGCTGCTCGCGCTCGTCGACGAGGAGTCGGACCTGACGTACTATCGGGTGCGCCGCTCCGCGCCGTCCGGCGCCCTCGTGCCCGTGCCGCTCGCCCGGGCGACCGTCGGATGGCTGAGCGACGACCGGGTGACCGTCCACGAGCCGACGGCCGTGGAGGGGCTCGGGCGCGCCCTCGCCTACGGGAGTCGCGTCGGCTCGCGCCTCGAGCTCTCGCTGATCGAGGCCGCCTACCTGGTCGACACGGGGCAGCTCGCGCTCCGGGACGCGAAGACCGGCCGCGCCGTGAGCCGCGAGCGCCTCGAGCGACGGGCGCGGCGGCTCGATCCTCGCTTCGTGGAGCGACGGGCGGCCTACCGGGACCTGCGGGGACGCAAGCTGGTGGTCAAGACCGGATTCAAGTACGGCGCGCACTTTCGGGCCTACCCGCGCAACCCCGAGCACGCCCACGCCCGCTACCTCGTCCAGGCGGTGCCCGCGACGCACCGGGCCGCCTGGCCCGAGATCGCCGGGGGCGTGCGCGTCGCCCAGGGCGTGCGCAAGGAGTTCGTGATCGCGGGCGTGGGCGACGACGGCCGGATCCGCTTCCTCGCGCTCGATCGCGTGCGGCCGTAG
- the pyrE gene encoding orotate phosphoribosyltransferase, giving the protein MVTATTAAPPSRGELVRLLIDSGAVRFGEFTLTSGERSDVYIDVKRAWTDPARLARLAGALVARAGSEPRLAGMELGAVPLVVAVALETGRPYVVLRKAPKEHGTRQAFEGELPAGERVLLLEDATTTGGTTMRSIEIIRAAGALVDRTVTVVDREAGATERLAAAGVRLEALVTLSELRSAAT; this is encoded by the coding sequence GTGGTGACCGCGACCACCGCTGCGCCCCCGAGTCGGGGCGAGCTCGTACGCCTGCTGATCGACTCGGGCGCCGTCCGCTTCGGGGAGTTCACGCTCACCTCGGGCGAGAGGAGCGACGTCTACATCGACGTGAAGCGCGCGTGGACGGACCCGGCCCGCTTGGCCCGGCTCGCGGGCGCGCTCGTCGCCCGCGCCGGCTCCGAGCCCCGGCTCGCCGGGATGGAGCTGGGGGCCGTGCCGCTCGTGGTCGCCGTCGCGCTCGAGACCGGCCGGCCGTACGTCGTCCTGCGCAAGGCGCCGAAGGAGCACGGGACGCGGCAAGCGTTCGAGGGCGAGCTGCCGGCCGGCGAGCGCGTGTTGCTCCTCGAGGACGCGACCACGACCGGGGGCACGACGATGCGATCGATCGAGATCATCCGCGCCGCCGGCGCCCTCGTCGACCGGACGGTCACGGTCGTTGACCGCGAAGCCGGCGCGACCGAGCGCCTCGCCGCGGCGGGGGTGCGGCTGGAGGCCCTCGTCACGCTGAGCGAGCTGCGGAGCGCCGCCACGTGA
- a CDS encoding CDP-2,3-bis-(O-geranylgeranyl)-sn-glycerol synthase, translating into MLNALESSALAVLWVLLPAYVANALATLPRGWGPPMDFGRVVRRDGRRVLGPSKTWSGFLVGSLAAMPVGLLEAWLILLAPPSLAIVPQLGPSVLAAVPVVALLTFGAMTGDALGSFVKRRLGRESGRRTLLLDQLPFVLVPIALGLAFYPALFVSVFASWEAVLWLLVYTLGLHAAFNYVGYWVGLKKVPW; encoded by the coding sequence GTGCTGAACGCGCTCGAGTCGTCCGCGCTCGCGGTCCTCTGGGTCCTGTTGCCCGCGTACGTCGCCAACGCGCTGGCCACGCTCCCCCGCGGCTGGGGGCCGCCGATGGACTTCGGCCGCGTCGTACGGCGCGACGGCCGACGGGTCCTCGGTCCGTCCAAGACCTGGTCCGGGTTCCTCGTCGGTTCGCTCGCGGCGATGCCGGTCGGCCTGCTGGAGGCCTGGCTCATCCTGCTCGCGCCGCCGAGCCTGGCGATCGTGCCCCAGCTCGGGCCGAGCGTGCTCGCGGCCGTGCCGGTCGTCGCGCTCCTCACCTTCGGGGCGATGACGGGCGACGCGCTCGGCTCCTTCGTCAAGCGCCGGCTGGGTCGCGAGAGCGGGCGCCGCACCCTCCTGCTCGATCAGCTCCCGTTCGTGCTCGTGCCGATCGCACTCGGGCTCGCCTTCTATCCGGCGCTGTTCGTCAGCGTGTTCGCGAGCTGGGAAGCGGTCTTATGGCTCCTCGTCTACACGCTCGGGCTGCACGCCGCGTTCAACTACGTCGGCTACTGGGTCGGCCTGAAGAAGGTGCCGTGGTGA
- a CDS encoding M20/M25/M40 family metallo-hydrolase, which yields MASAPTNVEDAPRQRWEKPNYLRTADVIVRAARSLGLATRVFDALTAGDGRTDLHGIPRPNVIVDLDVGAQERVLVLAHFDVVPVPAEQLARWKSPPHTLTYRADGRLYGRGAADDLGSGVVASLLAMKRLAEGGAPSPRNVRLLACCDEETGGTGGIDALREHDHLLAADDPERIVSGDVALIPDGSPETIAGSSGIAVLDGSFSDAVPLRDAVAFGATLVGLHELARTWKSVYASPDWPDRHAPEPVLTGRATVTRFDLTGVAPDPGHIRLLAAHAENDAANQIARAVTLALSGPEEEIAILRDRLGPLVPPPYRLEPAGATALAIPPGAHALQLVGESGHGGYPHRAHNPVPIVLTLLRAAIDRAWLDGRATGRATFVVDLRLPPEMELESGLPAALEFVRSWAKVHAPTARIDAPASRSRAGYALAPDDPNAIKLEAILAEIFGVHGVRGEYGGTDASALRGLLTPRGRPLPALVFGCMEPESHIHEAEESADPAKIAGVARAIERFVREP from the coding sequence GTGGCGAGCGCCCCGACCAACGTGGAGGACGCGCCGCGCCAGCGCTGGGAGAAGCCGAACTACCTACGGACGGCCGACGTGATCGTTCGGGCGGCCCGCTCGCTGGGCCTCGCGACGCGCGTGTTCGACGCGCTGACCGCCGGCGACGGCCGGACCGACCTCCACGGGATCCCGCGGCCGAACGTGATCGTCGACCTCGACGTCGGCGCGCAGGAGCGCGTGCTGGTGCTGGCGCACTTCGACGTGGTGCCGGTGCCAGCCGAACAGCTGGCGCGCTGGAAGAGCCCGCCGCACACGCTGACCTACCGTGCCGACGGGCGCCTCTACGGGCGCGGGGCGGCCGACGACCTCGGGAGCGGCGTGGTCGCGTCGCTGCTGGCAATGAAGCGACTCGCAGAGGGCGGCGCGCCGTCGCCCCGGAACGTGCGCCTGCTCGCCTGCTGCGACGAGGAGACAGGAGGCACGGGCGGCATCGACGCCCTGCGCGAGCACGACCACCTCCTCGCAGCGGACGACCCGGAACGCATCGTCTCGGGGGACGTCGCGCTGATCCCGGACGGGAGCCCGGAAACCATCGCGGGCTCGAGCGGGATCGCCGTGCTCGACGGCAGCTTCTCCGACGCGGTACCGCTTCGGGACGCGGTCGCGTTCGGCGCCACGCTCGTGGGGCTGCACGAGCTCGCGCGGACCTGGAAGTCGGTCTACGCCTCGCCCGACTGGCCCGACCGTCACGCGCCCGAGCCGGTCCTCACCGGCCGGGCGACCGTGACCCGTTTCGATCTGACCGGCGTGGCGCCGGATCCCGGCCACATCCGCCTCCTTGCCGCCCACGCCGAGAACGACGCGGCGAACCAGATCGCCCGCGCGGTCACGCTCGCGCTCTCCGGGCCCGAAGAGGAGATCGCGATCCTGCGCGACCGCCTCGGGCCGCTCGTGCCGCCGCCGTACCGCCTCGAGCCCGCCGGCGCGACCGCGCTCGCGATCCCGCCGGGCGCCCACGCACTGCAGCTGGTCGGCGAGTCCGGCCACGGCGGCTACCCGCATCGGGCGCACAACCCGGTGCCGATCGTGCTGACGCTGCTGCGCGCCGCGATCGACCGGGCCTGGCTGGACGGCCGGGCGACCGGTCGGGCGACGTTCGTCGTGGACCTGCGACTCCCCCCCGAGATGGAGCTCGAGAGCGGGCTGCCCGCCGCCCTCGAGTTCGTCCGGTCCTGGGCGAAGGTTCACGCGCCGACCGCGCGCATCGACGCTCCGGCCTCCCGGAGCCGTGCCGGATACGCGTTGGCGCCCGACGACCCGAACGCGATCAAGCTCGAGGCGATCCTGGCGGAGATCTTTGGCGTCCACGGGGTTCGCGGCGAGTACGGCGGCACGGATGCCAGTGCACTGCGCGGGCTGCTCACGCCCCGCGGCCGGCCGCTGCCGGCCCTCGTCTTCGGTTGCATGGAGCCGGAGTCCCACATCCACGAGGCGGAGGAGAGCGCGGATCCGGCCAAGATCGCCGGGGTCGCTCGCGCGATCGAGCGGTTTGTCCGCGAGCCGTAG
- a CDS encoding DUF2070 family protein, with amino-acid sequence MSAEISAPPTGPGSGPRRTSMLFRAPSPPVALAGIVALSALLALVLWGTALVPFSEGFLLVFAAPALIAGLATGPLANALAGRFETRRAIFLALTVLLIQLPLAAIWRGALFAWPTQTPGVLYLGAFLAGPAIFLREISLFGISRPSHARSLPPALLQPVLSIAGLFVMMPPTLAVGIAAIAYVLLGFACGVVLLRAADRPMRREFQTSGISLIRPMLDHVGLRDPASTRALEAFFEKFSLPSDLRVTIVSVARGEHGPVTLALPTAHPGPFAALGASDLPRKLAEALGPSAGTVLVPHTPSDHDLDLPTGADVEKLASAAREALASPGPVLPGRASELVRPYSGSFARAQWLGDCALVVLSQAPAPTDDIAFSVADRIEREVGPRSGGPRLALVDAHNSYVEGHGDITYGTSAAEKLVQDARAAVEAARAAAHDGPIEVGVAVSRAYETARDGIGPQGIAALAIRAAGRTTGYVLIDGNNLLVGMRDPIVRALESVVDVAEVCTTDNHVVHEVDGGLNPVGERRPLEALCRDAVALMQRAVRDLAPADLRFAERDVPGVKVLGAGFTARLLTSLGDTLSMFTNMSVATFLLLLTSSLVVTFALR; translated from the coding sequence GTGAGCGCTGAGATCAGCGCTCCGCCGACCGGCCCGGGGAGCGGCCCCCGGCGGACCTCGATGCTCTTCCGGGCGCCGAGCCCTCCGGTCGCGCTCGCCGGGATCGTCGCGCTGAGCGCGTTGCTCGCGCTCGTCCTCTGGGGGACGGCCCTCGTGCCGTTCTCGGAGGGCTTCCTTCTCGTGTTCGCGGCCCCGGCGCTGATCGCGGGACTCGCCACCGGCCCGCTCGCGAACGCCCTCGCCGGCCGCTTTGAGACGCGGCGCGCGATCTTCCTCGCCCTGACGGTCCTGTTGATCCAGCTGCCGCTCGCCGCGATCTGGCGCGGCGCGCTCTTCGCGTGGCCGACCCAGACGCCGGGCGTGCTGTATCTGGGGGCCTTCCTCGCCGGTCCGGCGATCTTTCTGCGCGAGATCAGCCTCTTCGGGATCTCGCGGCCCAGCCACGCGCGCTCGCTGCCGCCCGCCCTCCTCCAGCCGGTCCTGTCGATCGCGGGCCTCTTCGTCATGATGCCGCCGACGCTCGCGGTGGGGATCGCGGCGATCGCCTACGTCCTCCTCGGGTTTGCCTGCGGCGTCGTCCTCCTGAGGGCCGCTGACCGGCCGATGCGGCGGGAGTTCCAGACGTCGGGGATCTCGCTCATCCGGCCGATGCTCGACCACGTCGGGCTGCGCGACCCGGCCTCGACCCGCGCGCTCGAAGCGTTCTTCGAGAAGTTCTCGCTGCCGAGCGATCTGCGCGTCACGATCGTCTCCGTGGCGCGAGGCGAGCACGGCCCCGTCACGCTCGCCCTCCCGACGGCCCACCCCGGCCCGTTCGCGGCGCTCGGGGCGAGCGACCTGCCGCGCAAGCTCGCGGAGGCGCTCGGGCCATCGGCGGGCACGGTGCTCGTGCCCCACACCCCGTCGGACCACGACCTCGACCTTCCGACCGGGGCGGACGTCGAGAAGCTGGCCTCCGCCGCCCGCGAGGCGCTCGCCTCGCCCGGCCCGGTGCTGCCGGGCCGCGCGAGCGAGCTTGTCCGCCCGTACTCCGGCAGCTTTGCGCGGGCGCAGTGGCTGGGCGACTGCGCCCTGGTCGTCCTCTCGCAGGCACCGGCGCCCACCGATGACATCGCCTTCAGCGTCGCGGACCGGATCGAGCGGGAGGTCGGCCCCCGCAGCGGAGGGCCCCGACTCGCCCTCGTCGACGCGCACAACTCCTACGTCGAGGGCCACGGCGACATCACGTACGGGACGAGCGCCGCCGAAAAACTCGTCCAGGACGCGCGCGCGGCCGTGGAGGCGGCGCGCGCCGCCGCGCACGACGGCCCGATCGAGGTCGGGGTCGCCGTCTCCCGTGCATACGAGACCGCGCGCGACGGGATCGGGCCTCAGGGCATCGCCGCGCTCGCGATCCGGGCGGCCGGCCGCACGACCGGCTACGTCCTGATCGATGGCAACAACCTCCTGGTCGGCATGCGCGACCCGATCGTGCGAGCGCTCGAGTCCGTGGTCGACGTCGCCGAGGTGTGCACGACCGACAACCACGTGGTGCACGAGGTCGATGGGGGCCTCAATCCCGTCGGCGAGCGCCGCCCGCTCGAGGCCCTGTGCCGCGATGCGGTCGCCCTCATGCAGCGGGCCGTGCGGGATCTCGCGCCGGCCGACCTGCGCTTCGCCGAGCGCGACGTCCCGGGGGTCAAGGTCCTCGGGGCAGGGTTCACCGCTCGGCTTTTGACCTCGCTGGGCGACACCCTGTCGATGTTCACCAACATGTCGGTCGCGACGTTCCTGCTGCTGCTCACGAGCTCGCTCGTCGTCACGTTCGCGTTGCGGTAG
- a CDS encoding geranylgeranylglyceryl/heptaprenylglyceryl phosphate synthase codes for MTVAPPPGRVEGYLAEHLRRGPLHLTLIDPDKSPGDRAAAIARGAVELGSDAILLGGSTGISPDVMGEAARAIKAAAQVPVIIFPEGPSSLTPQADAVLFMSLLNSRSLELVIRAHARAARAIRAMHLEAIPLGYLVIAPGMRVGEVGQVDPVPRDDPDAAAGYALAAEMLGMRFVYLEAGSGAPAPVPAPIVRAAHGVLAIPLIVGGGIRSGPDARTLLEAGAQILVTGTITEEQGLGAGFRGILQEVRAARER; via the coding sequence GTGACCGTCGCTCCGCCGCCGGGCCGGGTCGAGGGCTACCTCGCCGAACACCTCCGACGCGGCCCGCTCCACCTCACGCTGATCGATCCGGACAAGTCGCCGGGCGATCGGGCGGCCGCGATCGCGCGGGGCGCGGTCGAGCTCGGGAGCGACGCGATCCTGCTCGGGGGCTCGACCGGGATCTCTCCGGACGTCATGGGCGAGGCCGCCCGCGCGATCAAGGCGGCCGCTCAGGTGCCGGTGATCATCTTTCCGGAGGGGCCCAGTTCGCTGACGCCGCAGGCCGACGCGGTTCTGTTCATGAGCCTTCTCAACTCGCGGAGTCTCGAACTCGTGATCCGGGCGCACGCCCGGGCGGCCCGGGCGATCCGGGCGATGCACCTCGAGGCGATCCCGCTCGGCTACCTCGTGATCGCACCCGGCATGCGGGTCGGCGAGGTCGGCCAGGTCGACCCGGTGCCGCGCGACGACCCGGACGCGGCGGCCGGCTACGCGCTCGCGGCCGAGATGCTGGGAATGCGGTTCGTCTACCTCGAGGCCGGCTCGGGCGCGCCGGCGCCGGTGCCGGCACCGATTGTCCGCGCGGCGCACGGGGTCCTCGCCATCCCACTGATCGTCGGTGGCGGAATTCGCTCGGGGCCCGATGCGCGGACCCTCCTTGAGGCGGGCGCGCAGATCCTCGTGACCGGCACGATCACCGAAGAGCAGGGCCTGGGGGCCGGCTTCCGGGGAATCCTGCAGGAGGTGCGTGCGGCGCGTGAGCGCTGA